In Candidatus Methylomirabilota bacterium, the DNA window CCGCGCGCCCATCGCTGCCACTGGCGTTGCGTCAGCGCGGTCAGGGTCTCCGGCGTCGGATAGGCCTGCAGGAACTCCCGCGCCAAGGCCGTCGTCAACTCGGCGACCTCGAGCGCCCGCGGGTAGTACGCCTTCAGCGTGGTCGTCAGCTGGTTGACGAGGCGGGTCTGCTGGCGGATGTGCCGCTGGCAGTCCTCCGTGAGGAGCTTGAGTTCCTGGGCCGCGTCCGAGCTCGGCTGCAAGGCCTGGAGGTGGGGGTGATCCGTGCGCAGGAAGTCGGCCAGCACCCGCGCGTCAAACGGGTCACTCTTCGCCCCACTCTGTCGAAACCGATCCCGGGCCCGGTCCAGCGCCTTGGGATTCACGGGGTAGACCACGACGCCATGGTCGAGCAGGAAGTCCACCACCCGCCCGTCCGGCCGCTCGATCGCCGCCCACCGCTCGATGCCCTGCGCGCGCCATTCGTCTAGCTCCCGGCCCCACTCGCTGAAGCCCGCCGCCGTATGCGGCACGGTGCGTCCGGTGATCTTCGTCCCACTCTCATCCACGACCCAGACGGCATGCGTCTGATCTGCCCAATCGACGCCCACGTAGTAGCGCACTCGTCCACCTCCTTCGGGGCCCTGCACGCCGAGCCGAGGAGCGGGAACGGCCAGGTTGGCCTTATACCGGCCCTCCGGGGGGCCACTTTCTCTTGAACCTGTGGCGCCGTTCGCTTGCCGACCGGGACAGTCTCGGCGTAAGCCTCCGGGGGCTCTGCGCAGCAGGGTCCTCTGGTCGGCAAGCCCCTGGGCCTCGTGTTGGCCCGCCTCTCTCCCCTTCTCCCTCATTGTTCCCGTCGCCGGCCCTCGCCTGCGCGGCGCAGGATGCCCCGTGATCTCACGACGACGCTTTCTCACGAGTGTCGCCATCGGGTTGGCACCGATCGGCGCCGCGGCCCACGCGCAGGAGTATAAGGCGCAGCAGGCGGACAAGATCGCTCGAATAGGGTACTTGTCGCCCAACCTGGCCACTGGCCCCCACCTGCGCGAGGCCTTCCGTAAAGGACTGCGTGACCTCGGGTACGTCGAGGGTCGCAACCTCGTGATCGAAGACCGAGATGCCGAAGGGAAGGTGGTCGAACGAATCCCCGCTCTCGC includes these proteins:
- a CDS encoding ABC transporter substrate binding protein, encoding MISRRRFLTSVAIGLAPIGAAAHAQEYKAQQADKIARIGYLSPNLATGPHLREAFRKGLRDLGYVEGRNLVIEDRDAEGKVVERIPALAAELVALKVDVIVTEGGSTVVPLAAKRATRTLPIVFASVADPVGSGLVTSLRRP